Genomic segment of Rhodocaloribacter litoris:
GGCATTCACCCGAACCCTGCAGCATCCTGAACGCCGCATGCCAGCGGTTTATTGCCCATGAATGCGTCCCTGCCTGCCCCGATCCTGCTCGGCATCGAGAGTTCGTGTGACGACACGGCGGCGGCCGTCGTGGCCGGTGGGGTGCTCCGTTCGAACGTCGTCTCGTCCCAGCGGGTGCATGCCGGTTTCGGCGGGGTGGTGCCGGAGCTGGCCTCGCGGGCGCACCAGCGCCTGATCGTACCGGTGGTGACGGCGGCCCTCGACGAGGCCGGCGTCGAGCGGGCCGACCTCGATGCCGTCGCGGTCACGTATGGGCCGGGACTGGCCGGCTCGCTGCTGGTGGGCCTCAGCTTCGCCAAGGCGTTCGCGCTTGCGCTGGACCGGCCGCTGGTGGGCGTGAACCACCTGGAAGGGCATATCTACTCGGTCTTCATCGAAGCGGCGGGGGGCACGCCCGTGGCCAAGCCGTCGTTCCCCTACCTCTGCCTGGTCGTCTCCGGCGGGCACACCGAGCTCATCCTGGTGGAGGCGGGCTTCCGCCACACCCTGCTGGGACGCACCCGCGACGACGCCGCCGGTGAGGCTTTCGACAAGGTGGCGAAGCTCCTGGGCCTCGGCTACCCCGGCGGCCCCGCCATCGACCGCCTGGCCGCCACCGGCGACCCCTCCTTTCACCCCTTTCCCCGAACCCGCCTCGACGGCTTCGACTTCTCCTTCAGCG
This window contains:
- the tsaD gene encoding tRNA (adenosine(37)-N6)-threonylcarbamoyltransferase complex transferase subunit TsaD, translating into MNASLPAPILLGIESSCDDTAAAVVAGGVLRSNVVSSQRVHAGFGGVVPELASRAHQRLIVPVVTAALDEAGVERADLDAVAVTYGPGLAGSLLVGLSFAKAFALALDRPLVGVNHLEGHIYSVFIEAAGGTPVAKPSFPYLCLVVSGGHTELILVEAGFRHTLLGRTRDDAAGEAFDKVAKLLGLGYPGGPAIDRLAATGDPSFHPFPRTRLDGFDFSFSGIKTAVLYYLNRFPETERARLLEKHLPDLCAAFQQAVVDMLIDPLRRAVQATGVRHVAVVGGVSANTGLRAAAGALSREAGFTLYTPDPAYCMDNAAMIAVTAHFKLAAGHTSPLTLTAEPALALR